Part of the Deltaproteobacteria bacterium genome, CTCTGTTTTTTGCCTTGACTCCGTTTTCCCTCATATTATAGTCATTCCATTCCATCAAAAACTAAGTCATATCAAAGAGTCACGAATAATAAAGAGACGGAACCAAAAGCCAAGATAAACAAACGAAGGAGGCATAGTAAGGCATCATGATAAGCACACTCCAGATATCGCAGATGTCCCGGGAGGAGAAACTCCGGGCATTGGAAGCCCTATGGGCTGATCTCTCGAAGGATGATAATCAGATCGAGTCTCCCGCACGGCATGAGGACATTCTCCAAGAAACCGAGGCCAGAGTGGCTACCGGCCAGGAGCGCATTGAGGATTGGCAAACAGCCAAGCGGGAACTCAGGAAGCGCTTTGAATGAGGATCAAGATCCTTTCCTCGGACGTGGATGACCTGCATGCCGGTCGTCTCTTCTACGAGAGGCAGGGCGAGGGACTGGGCGACTACTTCTTTGATTCCCTGTTCTCTGATATTGATTCGCTCCTACTTTACGCAGGCATTCATTAAAAGGTCTTCGGCTATCATTGTCTCTTATCCAAGAGATTCCCTCATGCCGTTTACTACACACTTGAGCAAGAGTTGATCATTGTCCGGAGGGTTCTTGACCTGCGACGACATCCAGACAAGATTCGTCAGACACTGAAATAGGGTGAACATTTTACTCCGCCGGATTTGCTTCGCTTACCATTGGTCGCATATCGCCGCCGAAGGAGGAGGAAAAAGAGATGAGAGCGGAAATGGGGACGT contains:
- a CDS encoding addiction module protein, producing MISTLQISQMSREEKLRALEALWADLSKDDNQIESPARHEDILQETEARVATGQERIEDWQTAKRELRKRFE